ATCAGAACAAGATAAACGTGCATTTGAGGAAGCACAGTATACAATAACTTGTCAAATTTCCTTTGAACTATGCTGTGTCCTCTTGGGTTATATGCACTTTTGGCCGAGGTTAAGCATCTGAAAATGTGGTATCtacagttaaaagaaaactgaatggtACAGTGATAAAGAGAAGGGCGTTAAGCCAAAGAGTCTCTACATAtcttacatttattttgaaaaatattacagGTATTGTAGCAAGGATAGTAACTACTCCTTGTTACATTTCCACCCACACTCTGGTAGACATAAGTATTCCAGCGTTGCAGTATAgcaggctggacacaggacaAAGATTGTTCTTTGTGTACTACTTCAATGTGCATGCCCAAGGCAATACTTTTGAAGgctaaatcttttttttttttttaaatgggaacaGTAGAAAAAAGCAGTTCTAGGGGTCATCACAGGCTCACTTTTCCTGTAAAAGGGTTAATACAATGATGGTACTCTGACAAATGGCCACCTGTAAATGATAAGTTCAGTCCGGTCATACAGCagaaatatacacatataataTTAATTTAACCTTTTCTTTCAGTCGTGGTATTTTAACCTTTTCTACTTAAATTGATCAAGATAGATGAAGCCTGATCACCCTTTAACTTGTTTTTATAATTGCAtagtcattatttttttccctggtaatatttctttttactgctTGCTGTAGTTGTCTAGGAAGAAAATCCACTTCTAGTAGCGGCAAGGAAGAGCCCAAGAAACTGAACATTGTGCTTAGGATGGTTTTCAAAAAATGGTACGTCTGTTAAGAAATGGGAACATTTCTGAACGTACAAACAGTGTACCTTTGAGAATTTGTAGCCTGAGATTTCCCTAGCTGCCAGGCAGGTTTTCCTGAActggcaaaaccaaaaccagtgttAATGAGTAGCAAGATAGAAGGAAAGCAGCTATTTAGCCAGCTGAATGGAGGAAATGAGCATCAGCTTTTGATGTTCAGCTTTACTCATTAAATGTGAAACTCTTACATAAGCCTAGCAAAAGGCTGTCAAAGGGTTTAATTAGCAATATAACCCTACTTAAAGTACTTTTGAGCTCTATGTGGAATTTTAACAGCCTTTTTGCAAGTGTCAAAGTGGAATTTTATTTGGGACATTGTAGTAGGTAGTTTGACAGTTGAAAAACATCTAGAAATGTGGCTGAAAAACTGTCTACTATCTGCTCAGATGCCAATTTAAGAACAAGCTACTATTATGGAGATGTTATTGTAATTAATATTTCTCTGtacttaatttaattttaaaaataacctgtAATAAATAGTGCATTAGATTCAAGATGGAGAttcatatttcttattttaaagctgAGCAAATTGTTTTCATTGAAATTGCAGGATAGTATTTATGAAGAAGATACTGAGCATCCCTGCTGTGAAGAGTGGTGCTAATGATAGGAAATTATCTGTAAAGGTTTGTAAGTATCACATGTTTTTATCTGGATTTATATATAATCACGCAAAAGAAACGGATCTCATGTGTCTCTAATTATCCAGGAAATTAACATTCAGGCCAAGCCACTTGCATAGGCTCCTCCTACCATAGTCAGTAGAGAGAAACAGATATTAGACAGCCATTGTACACTGAGATAGTTCTGGATGTGCTCCTCTTTCAATTTTTTGCAGCAGTCTAGCCTTAGTCTACATGTCTGACGGTGCTTCTAAAGGTCATGAGTACCCGTACTTTTGACTATTTGAGGATACGACACTCCTTGAGCTCATGATACATGATCTGCATTAGTGCTTATATTTAAATACTTATTGAAATATAGTTTAACAAAACTGCAAATTTGCCATGAGAGTAGAAAGGACTATCATTTCCATCAGAATCTCTGAAATGCTTCACAGTGAAAGCTGCAATTTTGAAGACGGTCAGACAATGCTTAGacatgtttttggttttgtatttctttctttctttaatagTTTTCcaagatgaaatattttgtaagGTGTTATAGTTTGCtctttatttaaatgttaattattCAATAATGAACAAGTTCCCTATTTCCCTTTGTAAAAGCAAAAACGTATGTCTAACACAAGAGAATactgagcagaaagaaaaagagcatcATGTTACAACATCGATCTAAAAAGAACACATTCATATAGCACCTTAGTGAACTATTTTTAATATAGTACATACAGTAAATATGCTATCActcttttgcttaaaaattgctgtcttctgtatttgtttattcTGCACTGAACAGTGGACTCAATTCTTCTTTTAATTCACAGTGAGTAGTATTTTACTTCCCAAGAATTCCCTGTCAGAGAGATTATACTGTGTGAAGAAAGAAGACAAACTGGCTTTTagttaagaaaagaaaaaatggccCAGGGACATTATACAATGAGGAAACCCAAACAGTGTCAATAGGAACAATACATATACATTAGTGAAGAATAGATCCATCACTGTGCAGACTACAGTGTAATATTTTCAGTATTGGCATTTCAGTGTGAAAATATTGATGTTTAATCTTCAGTCCACAAATGAACCCAGGAAATACACACCAACAGAACCAACAGTATACACCAATGAACATAGCTTTGTGACATTGATAATGTTCTGCTTTAtcagtaaaaagaaaggaaatccaAAATTCGAGAAGTATTAGTGAACATATGCATGTCTGATTAAGTAATTCTCTTAGAGGAAATAACTTTTCCTagcacacaaagaaagaaaacaaatcttcaaacataattttctgaaatatttttaaagctttttgttggtttttttttttgttgtgggtttttttttgggggggggggtgggtcaACCTTGTTCATATGAATAAGTTGGATAAAATATACACTCTATGAAGGAAAGCTGGGACCCATGCATTATGGTGAGTGCTTGAAACAGTAGCTTACAGAACTGCTTTCTTACCTCTCCTGCAATAAACATATTGTTGGTGGTTTTTATCCAAATCAACTCAAATTCAACAGGAAGACTGGTGTATGCCTCTCATTCCCAGCACATGCCACTATCCACACCCAAAGAAAGCTTCCTTTGAGGGAACTCCTTTGAGGGTTTGACCCTCTCAGACTCGTAACAGCCAGATGAGTGTTCTTTCTCACTGCTAAGCCATGATATCAAAGATCAGATTCATTACTACTGTGGATTCAAAAAGGAAATCAGTTTTGTTTAGctgataattaaaaaatatcatgTAAGTCACTTCAGGTTTATGTTGAGAGCATTTAATTTGTACTAGCAGTCCATTTTGATTACAAGAAAATTTTAAACCTCAAGGTAAGTATATTTTCCACTCTAATTTAGAAGATTGAGTTGGACTTCATTTCTGAATAAAGGTAAGGGCAACACTGCTGGTTAACCTAGTTATGTTTGCTTTGGTACTAATGGTTAATgaccaaggaaaggaaaaatagaagaataacagttaatgaaaaaaaatcagtgttgaCTAATGATTAATTATCAACTAGTTACTGGAAGACCACTGTTAAAAAGTCTGTCATGAATATTTGTAACCATTTGAGATtagcatgtatttttaattaaaataattgtataATTTTCCTTTACAGAGCGAACATGTATGCCTCTTTTAGTCTATTTTAcagaatatatgtatataaataataGAGATTTAAATGTGCATTAAGAAACAAAGACTTTCTTTGACAAGAGGGTGCTTTTCTGAGTTATGTAGATATATCTTCCGATATGtcagaagaattattttaaaatttaccCTTTCTCTGTATTGGGGGATTttccaaacccaaacctgaaTTTATCACGATTTCTGAACCAGGAAAAGTAATTGCATTGCTATTTTGTGTAGATTTTTTAATAAGTTACCCTACCCATAGACATGTTAAGTTTGGATGTACTGAGTATAGTAATTTCTTCAGTCTTGGTCAGTGCGGTCATTCTTGAAACTTAACCCTTGCCTTCCAGGTTTAAGTAAAGCCTATACATACAATTGATAACTACAGTATTAATAAGATTTCCGATATAGTGTTCATCTGTGTCACACTTGTTACTTCTTGATTTCTTAGTGTGTCTTCTGAGAAAGtctaaataatttcttagaGGACCTTTCCTCTAGATACTGCTAATCCAAATGTATGCATAATGGTATAGATCATACAGCTATACAATCTCCTTGTGTGAAGCACTAAAAGCCCAGATCTGATGCTGCAGTCATGAGGACTGAGGGAACTTTTCTGCTCACTGGCTAAAGCTAGGCAAAATAAACTTACAGGGAATAACCAAAGGGAGTAGTAAGATGTCTACAAAACTAACATGATCAGAATTAGAAAACTGAAGGAGGGTGTGGGGGGAAGTAAACTTAGAAACGTATTACCTTTTCATTGAATCAAGATTCTTCATTTTGTGTCCAGCCTATTGGCTAGACATCATCTGGGAAAGTCTGGTGATTGCATTCACCTCCAATTGGTTAACCTGGTACACTTTACATTTGGATCAAACATGGACTGTACATGTAGATATGGAAGGCATAGCAGGCCTTTGAAAGCATGCTGTAGTATTCAGCTGTGTGAAAATTTCTCACAGGGAGTACTGCATATtgcaaaggaacagaaaatgttgAAGCTGAGATCTGTTAAGATGCCTGTCTAAGTAGACAGTGCTGCCCTTGACGTGCTTGGGTTTGATAGTGACATCTGTACTCAAGCAGAGTGTTTGCTTACTGTGGGGCATCTTTTTTGAATAAGGAGAGTGAATTGGTCCCCGAAGAAATATAGAATCCAAGTAGTGCTTGTTTCAGTGAAAGGAcgcaggaaaaagaacaaaagatatTTGTTGACACAGGCTAACAGATgcaattatgtattttatacatAGTTGTCATGTCAGATTTATAATTTTACATACATTCCCTTTTGAAAAGGAGTTGCAATGATTAGCCACGCTTTTTTCTTACAGTGCTCAAAATGAAACTGCCAGTTTCAGGGCAGATTTCCTTGTCACAACTgcctttaaaagaaacacatcACCAGCTATTGTACAAATACATACTACCACAACATGTTAAATTTATATGTGCATAAAGTGCAATCTCATTTCTTTTCACAACGAACTGGTCATAGCTTCAAAACGTTTGGTAATTATAGGATGTTTTGTTTAGTCCTGTTTAGTCCGGATGATCTCTGTCACAGagaaatgttaataaaaaaggGTTTCAAGATCTCAAGTGAGGTttgagaactttgcatttcctaTAAAATTCAAAAATTCCAACAAATATTTGTATATTGCCTGGGCAAActagtaaaaaataaattgctttgcttgttttgtgGTTTCCCCAgattttttgtggttttagtGAAGAGCTGGAAATGTCAGTTTTTCTAGGGAATGGCACAAGTTGGGACCCAGCTGACTGTATGCATTCTGTACCTTCTCAGGTGACTTGACTTTATTGATTTGGTGTTTGAGAAGTCCAGATGCTAATGCTCCTAATGATCAGCCATTCTTTTTGACTTTTGGTAACAAGTATTCTCATGCAGTTAATATCAAACAGAACTTTGTGCTCTACATCTGTTATTTCAATATTCCCATTTTTGAATTCCCCTAATCTCAAGTAAGTGGTGCATTGTCTCCCATTTTTACTTCCTACAATCTTTTCTCCTACTTCCAGGGCCCCATGATGCAAAATGTCATTTTGCCGGTCTTCAGTTCCAGTGACAACTTTAATTTTACTGATTTTAATGGGCTTTTCAAACACAATCCCATAGAAGTCTCCAGTAGAAGGAGCTTTGCCCCAGAAGTACTCATCAATGCTGCTGTAAGCCTTGCTTGCCTCATAGTTTTCAAATACATTCATGTTGGTGTGTAAGTTTGCAGGTGGGTTGTCAGGGATATCAAATGATTCTTCTTCAAAATCATCAtcctttaatttgttttcagctcCTTTGTAAGATGAGTAGTATCCCATGTGCTGGAACAGAGATGGCTTAAAACGTATCACTTCCTTTTGAGCCAGCAGCCCACGAAAGTGGATAAGCAGCCAATCGCAAGGCATTTCTTGGTAGAACATCAGTAAAAAATGGGCCAGGCGTGGGAGGTCATGGGAATGGTAAAGCTTTCCAATGTAACCCAGTTTGGAGAATTCCAAAGTCACCCAGTACGACCCTTCTCGTGAGGTAATTACTTTCTTAACAGCAGTCAAAAAATTCTTTGAGCACCGAACATCGTCTTCTAGCATCACATAATAGTAAGAAAGATTAGCACAAAAGTtaagaagaaaagcataatCTACATTTTGTTTGGATCGAAACTTCACACGGTCCTCTGGGTCATTGTAATTTCTTTTGAGACCTTCCAGTACAGGATAATACTCCTCAGGGACATGAATCACTATTAATCTGCCTGCGATTATATGGTGTGcaaatttctgtgaaatatCCTGGACCATCCCTTCACACCAGGCTGAGTCAAAATCTGCCAGTTGCACTACCACTGCAATTTCTTTGAGTTCTTCATAACTTGATTGCTCAAATATGGACTTGATGGTCTCAAGCAAGTAGTTTCCTTTCTTCCGTTTCACAGAGGATAGCCCAATGGTAAGATACCCTGTACAAAAGACAATTCAAACAAAAACTGAGTATCTCACATTGAAAAAAATCCACCACGAAGCTATTCTCCAGAGCTGTGCTTACATTATATAAAACTAGTAAAACTTCACTATAAAAAATAGTGAAGACATAGAAATTTGGTAAGTGAATTTACTAAGCTGCATGCAACAAATTATGTTTATTGCTTTTTCACGAAAGAAGAATCACATCACAAGCAAATAGACATAAAAAGACTATTGTATTAAACATTCACTTGTTAACTGCAAGGAATGGCATGTAGTGGACAAAAGCCAAAGCAGTGTGCACACATATGCCTGGTAGAGGAAACCACACAGACAATGTTAAGGCTATAAAATCTGCTAAAAGATAAGGGATTAGGAGATATGATTCACACAAGGAGCAACAAAATGCAGCACAACAACTTAAGCTATATATTAATTAATTGCCAAACTTTTATCATTCCAAGCACTCTACAAGACTAGTTACTCTTaagtataatttttttatgaACATTGCatgaatacatttttctgtgtgttaaGTTTTAACTGAATTTGTCCGATTTTACCTTGCTGGTAGTTCTTCTTCTAACCAGCTTTCAGGACTCCTTGTGCATTTTACAGGGAACTTCAGTTGCAAAATGTAATTTAGATATTATTTCAAAGTAGAAAAGAAATTACTACCTCATACCCGTGgttgtataaatattttctaatgcCGTTACATCTTTCTAGGGAGATATGCATCTTAATTATAAGAGAAAAATGTTCATCTCTGCTGTTTGGAGTCACTGCCATTGCATTTTTGCCAGCAGTCGAAATGAGTATGCTGAGGTATGTTCTAATATATCTATTGTTTTCTAACTTCTGATGTAAAAAATGTTAAGACTTTATAATTGACAGGTCATACTTCAGTTGAACCTACCCCAACTTTCTTAAAACATTGTGTTTTGTAAAAGACTGCTCTGAGAAACTGATTCAGAGTTTCCCCCAAGGCTTAAGTCTGCTCAAAATGCGCTTGTACAGTGAAGTACAACCCCCAGAAGCCGTTTacactgcctgcagagccccagaTTTCTCAAATCTAATCTGAAAAAAACTTTTCTGGCTTTCTATGAATATCAACAAATCATGgatgattttattttagcttCTGTGCTTGGACTTCTGACCCTTGTTTATGTTTGTGAAATGATCAGTTTGGAACCCAGGTGACACCTGTCTAAAAATTAGGTATGGCAGTATTTCACTTCAAGATGAAAGTCTTGAACCCTGCCTAGAGTCAGAATATCTAGATAATCCATCTGAAGATGGCTGCAAGAAGACTCCTCCTTTACTGTCCCCATAATAGCGCAATTCACCTTCCTTCTTATCACAGCTAAATGAACAAGGAGACCTATTTACAGCTGTTAGACTGGCAGAACAGGGGACCTGAGAGGTGTATCTATGTGAACCCAGCATACCATAAATTGGATTTACTGGTTATACAAGACAGATGTGGACAGTACAGTCTTGGGGTGGTTATGGATCACCACCAGCACGTGCCTTGTTCCTGCTTTCTAAATCATCTGGCCTGCATGGAGATCCACAACGATGTGCTCCCACAGACCGTCTAAGTGCTGTCTGTGGGATGACTACAAGTCAGGCATTTGATCAGCAGGTAACCAAGCTGTGAGGCCAGGCTGACCTAACAGCTGCCCAGGAACCGCCTGTGCAGAGAGAGACATCTGTCTCACTAACTCTCTGAGATTGTCACTGATTAACTCAGCCCCTCTTGCCTAGAAATATCACAGGGACTATGTGGTTTTCagccattttaaaattatctcaTTTCATAACATTCAGATTACAGTTACTTACTTTTCCTTGGCAAAGGCGTGCCAGCTAGGTAGCGATAGGAAATGTTTATAGATCCTGAGAAATTAGACAAATCTTTAAAAGTGTGGACATAGCGCTCTGGGTTGAGCTGGTGCGTGGCTGTTTCTCTGAGGAATTGCTTGTCCCCTTCCTATtagtgagaaaacaaaaagaataggagaaggagagagatgGAGAGAAATACATTTGTGAATACCAGCTAGAGAGGAAACATGGACAGGCAGGGTTCCAAGAACAACAATTTTCAGTGTCAGCTTTTGGGAAAGCATGTAGAtgtcacttcatttttttaaaaaactcatTACTGAATATCATACTTTTTTGGCTAAAGAAAATGTACCATAACCCTTCAGATTACggaaacagagaaaggaaaaaagaatgttttggaCAAAAGCTCTGTAAATGTTGGAAACactaaattattaaaaaaaaaaaaaaaaaaaaaaaagtgcagtaTTCAAAAGACATATAAAAAAGCATCAATAAGCAACAGATGAGAGAATTTTCACAGACGGAGAAGTGGGGAGATTTATTGAAagtgttttcagttcttaaaaaaaaccccaacaacccacaaaacaaagaaagatgaaacTGGATCCTGGCAGCTGGCTCATTTTGTGGTTTGTGATAAGAAGAAACGCATGCAATCATCAAGGCAGCCAAAGCTTTCTCTGACTTTTGTGAACAGTTTGATGgcataggaaaaaaaggcaaatttatCACTATGCTTCCTCTTACTGCCTCCTTGtcctgtctttttctttaagagatTTCCTTAGCCATCAGAAATTCACCTAAGCGAAGGAGCAGCTTCATTAGCAGTGCTCTATCCATAAGCTCAGTTGGGTCTATGGGAAAATCTGTTCCTTAGTCcttaagaaaaggcaaaatatctAGCAAGTTGTAGTGTCATAAGACTGAATTTAAATTTAGGAATGAATATATAATTTACATGGGTGGATTCTAGTCTGATGGCAGGCCATCGAATGAGTAAGTTCATTTCTTCTGATATATACAGTATGTAAAACCACTGAAAACTAAAAACTGCATTGTGCAGTGATAGTATTGATGCTAACAAGAACAACCACAGAAACAGTAAACAGCACTCATATTTAATGGTATAAATACTAAAAAATGTgtcaaatatatatttataacacAAAGTATTTTTGTCAACCAATCCTAGgtttattttaactttatttttcttttgtagagGTAATAAATAATACACTTCTGAGTTTAGTAAAGATCTTTGGCAGACGTACAGGCGCATCTACCTGCACTGTTACTCTCTCTTCAACTGCAATGCCTTTCCAGTAATTTCTTTCTATAGCTCCTATGATACTTTGCATTTGCCCATAAGTTATGAGAAGAAGGTTTATGTTGATCAGATTCCAGACTAAAATGTAACTTAATAGGCTAGGAAGAGAATGCACCTAAACTTCAGGAGATTTTCCATGAAAATCAAAAAATGtcaaattgtaaaaaaaaacaaaggatggtcgaaaaactttctttttttaaacccaGCCTTTTTTTAACGTCAAAAACCATCATGTGTCATTAGTTCCAGAATGGAACACCGCAATAGTTTGTTTCATAAGGCTTTGGAATGGAAA
The sequence above is a segment of the Lathamus discolor isolate bLatDis1 chromosome 1, bLatDis1.hap1, whole genome shotgun sequence genome. Coding sequences within it:
- the MGAT4C gene encoding alpha-1,3-mannosyl-glycoprotein 4-beta-N-acetylglucosaminyltransferase C; protein product: MRHSLKYCDKMRCLRKRSAVSFLGVLVICLLFMNLYIEDGYVLEGDKQFLRETATHQLNPERYVHTFKDLSNFSGSINISYRYLAGTPLPRKRYLTIGLSSVKRKKGNYLLETIKSIFEQSSYEELKEIAVVVQLADFDSAWCEGMVQDISQKFAHHIIAGRLIVIHVPEEYYPVLEGLKRNYNDPEDRVKFRSKQNVDYAFLLNFCANLSYYYVMLEDDVRCSKNFLTAVKKVITSREGSYWVTLEFSKLGYIGKLYHSHDLPRLAHFLLMFYQEMPCDWLLIHFRGLLAQKEVIRFKPSLFQHMGYYSSYKGAENKLKDDDFEEESFDIPDNPPANLHTNMNVFENYEASKAYSSIDEYFWGKAPSTGDFYGIVFEKPIKISKIKVVTGTEDRQNDILHHGALEVGEKIVGSKNGRQCTTYLRLGEFKNGNIEITDVEHKVLFDINCMRILVTKSQKEWLIIRSISIWTSQTPNQ